A stretch of the Mycobacterium sp. ITM-2016-00317 genome encodes the following:
- a CDS encoding glycosyltransferase family 4 protein, with protein MTKSALRVGILVPRFAPFRGGMETYVASAAAALAAEGAEVTVITQAPRSAALPRRELCDGYAIERYPLPLGDFFDVSAPAAARAAATPGRFEVVWLHSYHTPLAWLGAERATAPVVFTPHYHGVGHTPLRHVLHFAYRPAGRRLMAASRRVVVDTEAEARLVLRDFAGQVSAANLVIIPPAVAKPRLGLPRPYADGRVVLTVARQETYKRTDLLIRAVARLRDEGEPVHLVVIGDGAALGSLRALTSQLNADRTVTFTGFVDEDTLGDWWASASLYATASEQEAYGIGLAEALLSGLPVVASGIPAHREVADRAGPRAAVRLCAHTASDSDAASLYAEAIVRMLSTPGSRTQRAAECALPRSADVGQQLLATLSAVSQIESRV; from the coding sequence ATGACGAAGTCCGCATTGCGCGTAGGCATTCTCGTCCCGCGCTTCGCACCTTTCCGGGGAGGCATGGAAACCTACGTGGCTTCCGCGGCCGCCGCGCTGGCAGCGGAAGGCGCAGAGGTCACCGTCATCACCCAGGCGCCGCGTAGTGCGGCGCTGCCCCGGCGGGAGTTGTGCGACGGATACGCCATCGAGCGGTACCCGCTTCCGCTCGGAGATTTTTTCGATGTATCTGCGCCTGCGGCGGCGCGTGCCGCAGCCACACCCGGGCGCTTCGAGGTCGTCTGGTTGCACAGTTACCACACCCCGCTGGCATGGCTCGGCGCTGAGCGGGCTACGGCGCCAGTCGTTTTCACTCCGCACTACCACGGTGTCGGACACACCCCTCTACGTCATGTGCTTCACTTCGCCTATCGGCCTGCCGGACGTCGGCTGATGGCGGCGAGTCGACGTGTAGTCGTCGACACGGAAGCTGAAGCGAGGTTGGTTCTCCGGGACTTCGCCGGCCAGGTGTCGGCGGCCAACCTCGTGATCATTCCGCCGGCCGTTGCGAAACCCAGACTCGGCCTGCCCCGACCGTACGCAGATGGACGCGTCGTGTTGACCGTTGCCCGGCAGGAAACGTACAAGCGCACCGACCTTCTCATCCGTGCGGTCGCTCGCCTGCGTGACGAAGGCGAGCCCGTGCATCTTGTGGTCATCGGAGACGGTGCCGCACTCGGCTCGCTGCGCGCCCTCACGTCTCAGCTCAACGCAGACCGGACAGTGACATTTACCGGCTTCGTTGACGAGGACACGCTGGGGGATTGGTGGGCGTCGGCGTCGTTGTACGCCACAGCAAGTGAGCAGGAGGCGTACGGGATCGGACTCGCCGAAGCACTGCTGTCAGGGCTACCGGTGGTCGCGAGCGGCATTCCTGCTCATCGAGAGGTCGCTGACCGCGCGGGACCGCGCGCCGCTGTCCGCCTGTGTGCGCACACCGCCTCTGACTCCGATGCGGCCTCGCTCTATGCCGAGGCAATCGTTCGGATGTTGTCGACCCCCGGGTCGCGCACGCAGCGCGCGGCCGAATGTGCGTTGCCGCGTTCCGCGGATGTGGGGCAGCAGTTACTCGCGACACTTTCGGCGGTCAGTCAGATTGAGAGTCGGGTGTGA
- a CDS encoding glycosyltransferase family 2 protein produces the protein MIPVKNEARNIAWVLEQIADDVDEVILVDGNSTDATLITARSCRPDLKVVLQEGVGKGDALRAGFLAATGDVVVMMDADGSMTPDEITHYLHFLANGYDFVKGSRFIPGGGSLDITRFRRLGNKFLLGVFNTLYDAELTDLCYGFCGFHRRYLEVLALSANGFEIEAEMVVRAMQAGLRVAEVPSLELPRRAGKSNLNSIRDGIRVLRTVLRGHRSGLSGRLVQSVRRQVHAGERVGVTA, from the coding sequence GTGATCCCTGTGAAGAACGAGGCTCGGAATATCGCCTGGGTGCTGGAGCAGATCGCCGACGACGTCGACGAGGTGATCCTGGTCGATGGCAACTCGACAGACGCGACGCTGATAACGGCCCGCAGCTGCCGTCCGGACCTCAAAGTGGTCTTGCAAGAAGGTGTCGGCAAGGGCGATGCGCTCCGGGCCGGTTTTCTGGCAGCGACGGGCGACGTCGTCGTGATGATGGACGCCGACGGCAGCATGACGCCCGACGAGATCACCCACTATCTGCACTTCCTGGCGAACGGCTATGACTTCGTCAAGGGCTCCCGCTTCATACCCGGCGGTGGGTCCTTGGACATCACGAGGTTTCGGCGCCTGGGCAACAAGTTTCTGCTCGGTGTCTTCAATACGCTGTACGACGCTGAGCTGACGGATCTCTGCTACGGATTCTGCGGATTCCACCGTCGCTATCTGGAGGTCCTCGCACTGTCTGCCAACGGATTCGAGATCGAGGCCGAGATGGTCGTGCGTGCGATGCAGGCGGGCCTGAGGGTGGCCGAGGTGCCGAGCCTTGAGTTGCCGCGGCGTGCGGGCAAGTCCAACCTGAATTCGATCCGGGACGGCATCCGCGTACTGCGGACCGTGCTGCGCGGGCATCGTTCCGGCCTCAGTGGCCGACTGGTCCAGTCGGTGCGCAGACAGGTCCATGCCGGCGAGCGCGTCGGGGTCACTGCGTGA